The sequence below is a genomic window from Dermacentor andersoni chromosome 6, qqDerAnde1_hic_scaffold, whole genome shotgun sequence.
AGGCGCTCAAAAAGCTGATGGAGATGTTGGAGGTGCTCTTCGTGGGATGAGCTTGCCACAAGCAAGTCGTCAACGTAGGCGAAAACGAACGGCAGACCACGTGTGACTGTGTCGATGAACCGCTGTGATGTCTGTGCAGCATTTcggagaccgaatggcattctcAAAAATTCAAAGAGGCCAAATGGAGTGCTAATGGctgtttttggaatgtcttcttgTGCGACAGGAATTTGGTGAAAGGCTCGCACCAGGTCAATTTTGGAAAATACTGTAGTGCCATCCAGTGCCGACGTGAAATCTTGGATGTTAGGCAGTGGGTACCGGTCCGGAATGGTTTTTGCATTCAGGGATCGGTAGTCCCCACATGGCCTCCAGTCACCTGATTTCTTGGGGACCAGATGGAGCGGCGACGCCCAGCTGCTGGACGATGGTCGTATAATTCCAAGTTCCAACATGTGTTCGAACTCTGCTCGGGCAATTTGGAGTTTGTCCGGGGCGAGTCGTCGTGGGCGAGCAAATACAGGTGGACCAGTTGTTAGGATGTGATGACGTACATCATGTTGTACGGGCTTTGTCCAGTCGGGTGGTCGCGTGAGGTTGGGGAACTTTTGAAGGAGGCAAGCAAAAGGATCACCAGCAATTGTTGTGGTTGGGGCGACTATAGGCGAGTCACAGGAAACGACGCCATGAACAGAGAGCAACGTAGCAGTGTCCAGCAGGCGTTGGCGTTTCACATCGACCAGCAGTCCATGGTGGTCCAGGAAATCAGCGCCAATAAGAGCACGGCGAACGTCAGCGACGAGGAAAACCCAATGGAACACGCGGCGCAGGCCAAGGTTCAGGGTGAGGGACCGCGACTTGTAAACAGGTATTCGGCTACCGTTGACAGCTTGAAGATAGGAGGTCGGCGGTGTAGTTCGGTCGGAACGTTGCGCGGGAATAATGCTGACCTCCGCCCCGGTGTCCACCAGGTATGGCTGGCCTGTGGTTCTGTCCATGACATGAAATAGGCGACTTTTGCTTTGGCCCTGACCGGTTGTCGCCATTAAAGGTCGGCCGGCTCGTTTCCCTGCCATGCACAAGGACGGAGGCAGTGGCGCGCCTCCTGCCCGAAGCGGCGGTGATAAAAGCATACCCGTGGTGGCGTTTGAGACCGGGAGCGTTCTTCTCTTGGACGCCGTGATCTACTCGAGCTGCGGTACCTTCCGTGACGGGGTGAAGTGCGATGACGCTCCGCAGCACAAACTAATTGTTCAAGGCGATTGCAGAGCACGTCGATGGGAGAAGCGGCGGAGGATGATGTTTGCGGCACTGAACTCGCAGTGGTGCTTGATGGTGTTACGTTGCACACCGCTGGCGTCACCACCTCCATGACTTTGTCCGCCAGGCTGGCCAGGCTGTTGAGGTCCATTACCGTGGCTGTAGCGAGTATCATCTGAACGTTTACTGGAAGGCGCTGCATGAACAATTCCCGAAGGAGGCGGTCGTCGTTTACTGTTGTGTTGCCGCTCATGAGCTGTCGCATGCGGCGAAGGAGCTGGCTTGGCCGACGGTCTCCCAAGTCCTCTGCGGAGAGCAACTGCTGCATGCGGGCTCGCTGCGATGTTGTTGTGCGCTCGAGAAGTGCAGCCTTAAGATCGCTGTATGGAGTGGCGGAAGCTGGTCCAGAAAGCAGGTCGGCAACTTCTTCTGCAGCAGTAGGTGACAGTGCCGAAACAACTAGGTGGTACTTGCGTTGTTCCGTGCGAACGCCAGAGAGAATAAATTGCGATTCCGCTTGAAGAAACCAAACTGCAGGGTTGCGGTCCCAGTATGGTGGGAGTCGGATGGAAACCGCAGAGACGTCTTGTTGCTCGGTCGTGCCCGTAAGTTCAGTGTCTGGTTGCATCTCGTTGCTGTGCATGGCTCCACAATAACTTCGGCAGTGCCGCGAAGAAAACTACGGGTCACCACTTTGTAGAGCcgtggtaaacgagacggacacgcgtcttttcggtaacaaggtctagtttattctgtctaaagagagaattgagcgggcgcgcgcagcgcgcggaagtggcgagggctttatagagagagaggagaaaagaaggaaaaggagcatagagaagtgcggtgcgcggacctagtgcgaaaggaaagcagtaaacaaagtaataagaaaagggagctcgcgcacgaccttcggcacagtgagtcggatcatgtgtccgtgtgcctggtgtccaacactcgcgaaggttcgcttacgggaggcccgcgggacgccccgcggagttgtttatggctgcgggggtggtgcgcagctccatcgccgcgccgctacaCGTTAAATCCCAGCTGATTCGGTCTTTAGTGTCTTTATCAGCGTCTTTAGCGTCTTTTAGCGTCTTTCGGggggggcttcagcccccccccccgaaattttttcgtgctgtccatgcaccaccgacaaaagcaacccccagcgccggaaatcattctggattttgtctagagcgtctttttcacgctcgaaaagccatttcaccgcgaaaattgcaaactcgggctgaatttcgcggcaacgcccatgcaccggaagTCAAATAACGCAAGCAGcaccatccgagcacaaagtttcaaggatgttttcatggcgaacgggctcatCGCGAgatttcgcggaggccgcggaatctacactctatcatggaatttacggatcgcgtggatatcaattccgaaactttatgggtataaagttctcataaacttttgatgtgcaaggtgcattgacatttccgaacgtgtgctttagattttcaattgcggaactttgtaagtttaatgctcccataaatatttgacgccaaaggtgcattgacttttccaaagccgcacatcgggccatacaacgagacaagccaaatgaacacgctatcagacaagttgacaa
It includes:
- the LOC129386846 gene encoding uncharacterized protein; amino-acid sequence: MHSNEMQPDTELTGTTEQQDVSAVSIRLPPYWDRNPAVWFLQAESQFILSGVRTEQRKYHLVVSALSPTAAEEVADLLSGPASATPYSDLKAALLERTTTSQRARMQQLLSAEDLGDRRPSQLLRRMRQLMSGNTTVNDDRLLRELFMQRLPVNVQMILATATVMDLNSLASLADKVMEVVTPAVCNVTPSSTTASSVPQTSSSAASPIDVLCNRLEQLVCAAERHRTSPRHGRYRSSSRSRRPREERSRSQTPPRVCFYHRRFGQEARHCLRPCAWQGNEPADL